GGGTGATAGATGTCAAGTATGGAATCACTTGGTGAAGTTGGTGTTTCGACGAGGTTAGGGGCCAAATGGTATGGGTTTGTGGAAGAATATTAGAAGAAGATAAGATAACTTATTGCATTTTATAAGATATGATGTTGTTGATAGttctaaaatttgtttttggcatGAACTATATGGAGTGGTGAATCTACTTTTCAGGAGAGATATCCTAATCTTTCCCAAAATGCAAGAGATTCTTCAGTGGCGGATTATCAAGTGTATAGAAATAGTTGCTTTTATTGAAATTCTCTTTTCATTAGAGCAGCGAATGATTGGAAACTGGATTTTTTGGGATAGTTACTAGATGACATATGCTGTAAATATTTGATATGGGAGGTAGATAAATTGGTATTAATCCTTTTGAAAAATCAAGGCTTCCAAGTGAAGAGCAACTACAAGGTATTAAGAGGAGGAAATTACTTTCATTGGCAGATCATAGTTTGTGCACCACCAAGGTGGCTTTCTTCATGTAGTGTGAAGTTAGGAAAGACTTTGACTATGGGTATTCTAAGGAAGTGCAGGGGGATCATTATTATGCATTGGTGCTTTATGTGTATAAGCCATGGAGAGAGTGTAGCTAATCTTTTTCTCCATTGTGCAGTGACTCAGGAATTGTGGTTTTTGGTTTTCTGTTTATTTGTTGTTTCTTGGGCAGTGCCTTAGTCTATGATATagtcaatgttttttttttttgataagtaagaagaaaatattattaataagggAAAAGCATTAAAATACAAAGGgttcacggtagtgaacaaAAAGACACAAACAACCACtaagaaaaactaagaaaagcTAATAGACGAAAGGAATTCCATAAGGGTAAAACAATCCGAATAACCCCAACAccaagaccaatcaaagagggtccGTTGGCACAAATCTACTAACTGAACCACAGTTTTCCCCTTATTCTCAAAAGAACGCCGATTCCGTTCAGTCCAAATATTCCACATTAAACAGCCTGGAACTAGATTCCAAATATCGGAGTTATGTTTCCCCAGCCAATGgtaccaacaaaataataagtccgctactgaacctggcatgacccaCTCGATCCCAAACAACCGAAGCATATGAGtccacaaagaatgagctatCGGACAGAAAAGTAATAGGTGATTCACAGATTCCTCATTACAACAGCACATACAACAACGATTCACCAAAGGGAGACCACGAAGCATAAGGTTATCCAAGGTAAGGATCTGACCATGAGCTGCTGTCCACATAAAAaaagccacccttttaggaaccttGACTTTCCAAATGCCCTTCCAAGGGAAAATGGAAGGAGTTGCATTTCGAATCTTATGATAGAAAGACCGAGTGTCAAACTTCCCATTTCCATTAAGACCCCAACGCAGCCTATCGCCCCCATTACCCCTAGGGATCCGggtttggatgaaatgaagaagGGAATAAGAAGCCGCTAACTCCCAATCATTGAAATCCCTAAAAAAGCTTAAACTCCACACTCTGTCGTTATCACCCACTAAAGGGCTTAACACTTTAGAAACATAAGCTTCTTTATTAGCAGAACACAAATATAACTGGGGatagagaattttaagagggaCATCTCCAGTCCATTtgtcatgccaaaaaagaatacgGGAACCATCCCCCActacaaaagacaaatgctTAGCAAAACTTTCCCACCCTTCACTAATACTCCGCCATAAACCACAACCATGAGCCCTTCTTCAAACTCTAGAACACCAACCCCCTTTCCCCTCCCCATATTTCATGGCTATGACCCTCCGCCATAGATGAGTGATTTCATGGCCATACctccaaagccatttccctaaTAGAGCCTGATTAAAATACACCAAATTCCGAATTCCCAGACCACCCAACTCGCGCGGAAGGCATAccttttcccaagccaccaaaggatATTTGAAACACTCAACTGAAGAACCCCATAAAAAATTCCTCTGAATACATTCCCATCTAGTCGCCACAGCTTTAGGGATAGTAAAAAGGGAAAGGTAATAAGTCGGAAGGCTTGAAAGGGTACTTTTCAACAATGTGAGTCTACCACCCTTTGACAGGTAAAGCCTCTTCCAGCCTGAAAGCCTCTTCCAGCCTGAAAGCTTCTTTTCCAACCTCTCAAGAATCGGATTCCAGATAGCCGCTGTCTTCTACAAAGAACCCAGTGGCATACCCAAGTAAATCATAGGCAAACTGCCCACCCTGCACTGAAGAATATTAGCCAATGACTGGATGTTGCTCACCTCCCCAATAGGGACAATCTCACTTTTCCCCACATTCACCTTCAATCCAGTAAAAGCTTGAAAACAGGTCAAAACCAGCCTAATGGAAAAGATCTGCTCTCTAGAGGCATCGCAAAAAAGAATAGTATCATCAGCAAATAGAAGGTGAGAAATACGAATACCAGTATGATTATTTGGACCCACATGAAAACCCTGAATGAGACCACCTTCCTCAGTTTTCTTCAGAATACGACTTAAAACCTCCATGatcaaaagaaagaggagaggAGACAATGGGTCTCCTTGTCTTAGACCTCTAGAGCTACCAAAGAAACTAGTAGGAGATCCATTAACCAAAACTGAGAATTGAACGGTAGTGATACAAGTCTTCAGCCAACTCCTCCATCTACCCCCGAAACCCATCCTCTCTAACAGATAAAACAAGGagtcccaattcacatgatcataagctTTCTCGATATCTAACTTACAAACCACCCCTGGAGCATGACACTTCAGTCTACTGTCTAAACATTTGTTAGCAATAAGCACTGAGTCCAAAATCTGCCTGCAACCAACAAAAGAATTCTGCGATTCCGAAATGAGTTTATCCAACACCAATCTCAATCTGTTAGCCAAAACTTTAGACAAAAGCTTATACACACTGCCCACTAAGCTGATAGGCCGAAAATCTTTGATATTCAATAAGACTTTAGAGCCTAGGCAAGTGCCCAAGCGCCTTAAATAGACTGTAAGGCACTTGAGGCAAGAGCCTTAGTGAACTTcagcaacaaaaaaagaaggcaGTTTTGTAATTTGGCAAAAAAGGATTGTTCTATAATTCACTTTAGGTTAGTGGTTGTCTCTCTTttgctttcttctctctttcacCTCCCTTTCTTTCTACatcaatttataataaataaataaatatatatattttttcaatatcAACCATATAACCATTTAGCTTTGAtcattatctttttgtttttgtttttgtttttgttttttgttttttgttttttgttttttgttttttgttttttgttttttgtttttttgtttttttttttgttttttgttttttgtttttttgtttttctaaataTAGAATATTGTTGTAAAGtccttaaattaattaatatagcCTCCTACaaatttgaagaataaaaataaaaataaaaattgtgccTAATAAGCATTAGATCCATATGATTGAGTTTAGTATATGTAtgataattaactttttttttttttttaattgaaagtcGAAGTgtatttttactttaatttttcttttacctctaaaaaaaaaaaccttatttttgCTTTGGTTTTTGCCTTTGTGTACTTTTGTGTAGTAGGGTTGCACCCCTTTGCACTTTTTCTTTAATGGATTAAATTAcatatcaaaatattaaaaataataatttataaatgtagGTAGAATGATGttgacttattttttatttgtttacacAATAAGTTTGATAAGAATTATTATGTGTGTTTTCTAAAATCAAGCTTTATGAGAATGAAAATGGTAGATAATAATATTGGGATTTGGTTTGAATTTTACTTATGTTTTATGAAATTGTGAAATTCATAGAAATACCCAAAATTGTAGCTATTGTTGTTGATTGGCCATTACTCTTGATGGACTACAAAATGGTAGGGTGATGGATTTAACCAAGGGGGGGCCCTGCCACAAGAATAAGTTTCCTCTccatttctctttgaaatgGACAGACTATTTCAtggttaaaatataattgtgtcAAATCTAATGGCCACAAATCTTATCCCAAGTCTCCATTTATTGCTGCTTGCATCCCCTAGGCCTTGTATTTTGATAAATCCTATAGGGGTAGTTATTTGTGTGCTTTGGCCCATAAAGGGAAACATTCTTGATTAGTTCTGGCATGTAGATTGTGTTGTGTCATTGCATTTACACCACTTTTATCAATAATTTCACTGTCACTTGGTTTTTGCTCTTTTTGGCTGTACTAGTAATAGTAATAGAAGTAGAAATAATGTTGTTAACTTCTTCTTGTTGCTATTATTGGTAGTAATATAATAATTGTGGgcgtaattattattattattatggaaatattattttgacaATTCATGAATGTCGAATGTACTAGGGCGTCCTATCATCGTTGACTTCTCGCCAGTCACTGATTTTCGTGAAGCTACATGTAGACAGTATGAGGAAAATGTGTGTAATCGTGGTGGCTACTGCAACTTCATGCATCTGAAAAAGATTAGCAAGTGAGTGTTTTGGTGTGATAATTTTCAACTTGTAAGTAGTAGGCTTTGTATCTATATAAACCTATTCGTGTTGATCTTCCTGATAAGCTTTTTTATGTAACTTTTAGGGAGTTGAGGAGGAAATTATTTGGGAGAAACAGAAGAAGGCGTAGTCGCAGTCGAAGCAGAAGCCGCAGTCCTGTTAGGAACCGTGGTTATGAGGAGCATTCACGTGGTGGCCGTGGTTTTGGtagaggtggtggtggtggtcgtGGATTTGGTAGAAGAGATGATGACAGAGATTTCCGTTCCTTCCATGATAGGGGCAGGAGGCCGAGAAGCCGCAGTCCTGGACGTAGAGGGGAACGAAGCAGAAGCCCTGGAGGAAGGAGGAATAGGAGTCCTGTCAGGGAAAGTAGTGCTGAAAGAAGGGCTAAGATTGAGCAATGGAATAGGGAAAGGGAACAGACAGAATCTGGTGTTCCGAACCATGAGGATAACATTGACAATGACAGCAATGGCTTTGAACAGAATGATCAGTATAATGAGCCTGAGCAACATCAGCAGCATGATAGATACGATGATTAGCCCCATCAGACTTGTCTGGTTTGTCCCATTGctctttttaaaattgattagggaaaaaaaatgtttcttagACTTAGAAAAgtgcatttctttttttcacttaGACAACCCATTTAGTTAATATAGCTTACTACCCATTTCCACTCTGCAGGTGGAGTACAGGTTCCCTGTCATGTGTTATTGAAagtaaaattcttttaaaaaatttctccccttctaaaatgaaaagcaaaaagaattgaTTTATAGGTAGCTGAACATGAAATTACAAATTGATTGCTGCTATGCCTGTATTGTAACGCTTTAAATTTCACTTCCAAGTTAATTCAGGTAATTGCGTAGATTTTTtttagtagatttttttttaagtaacatTTACTTTTCATTGGTCTTCAGTTGATGATCACTTTTATGCATGTTTATGTAATTACAAAGTGATTTTCCCTCAggtctctaaattttttttttcctttgaaaaataattagCTTCCCATTATTAGTTATTTAAGTCAAGGGAATTCATGTGTCAAAATGGAGcatatataaattgaaatagTTTCTGGATTTGGAGCCAAGTGGAAAGCACCTTCAaaatacgattttttttttctttcctcgaTTATAAGCCACTTCATACAGGATGTGTCATAAGGAAATttcgttttatttttttaacatattaaactcttcaaacaaaaattttcagcTGTTCAGCATGAAGTTCATATTTTTCTACTTCATAGTACAAAATTAATTTGTCCATATCCCAACTGAAAAACAAAAGGGGATTGAGGTATTGTTTTTTTTCCACTCAATTTTCCTGTGAAAGTTGTGATCTCACCTACTGTACAAGTTTTGCAGGTTCAGGTGTTCCTGCTTCCCAGGATAGAGCCTCAATTTTCAGCTTACAATGATATTTGTATACAGGTTTGGCTGTCATTGTCTGTGGAGCATTGTGTGCAGGACCTGATGTGAGTGTTGTGAAAGCATTGCTGAAATCTCCTCGAGCTTCTTACAGGAGAAAACTGCtgaaaaatattgtcaagatTTCTATTTTAGAGAACAGATTTAAGCTATATAGGACCTTAGAAACAGTAGTGATCTGATTTAATTATGCAGTTCCATCTGGtacaatattttagtttttcaacTGTAATGTTGAACTCTTCGAGTGTCATTCTGTTGTAGACTAAGTATTAATTTGGCTATTAAAGTTTTCTTGGTTAAATTTTCTCTAGTCCAGTACTAGAAAGCTATTAGAGGAGAAGATGGCTGGCTAGCAAAGTTGCCATGGAATGCTACCCCAGTAATTGGTAGATCTTGGGATAAGCGGTAGACCCAGACAACTTAGGTTCTATCCCACTAGGAGTTCCCTTGGACTTCATTATGCACGGTTCTGGTGGTAGGGTTATGAATCAGTGGCactaccataaaaaataaaataaaaaaggtagaATGTTTGATTTACCAAACCATAATTTGTTCGGGATGTAGCTTTTATTCAACCCATATTTGGCCGCATTTAAGATTGATTCCTACAGggttaactttttatatttttcctgGCTGGATATTTGCCAACAAGACTCGAGTCTTCTTATTTTGGGAGAATCAATAAGAATGAAGTCAAAACACTTGTTCTAGCGCCCCCTTGATGTGCTTTGCCTTTGCCCAGATCGTGGGTTTCCTACTTTCCTTGAATCATCCAAGAGTCACATGCTGGTGGTTGGTGCTTTTGCTAGGGGCTTGGTTAACTGGATGTATTGTGGTTGGAAACCCTCTTCATTGGTTCTCACTAGTCGTACTTGGTCTGTTGGCAGCTTGAAATTTGATGGTAGTGTTTCAGCTAATTATCCATTTTCCTTTTTCGGTGACCTTAGAGAATCCACAACAATGATGCTAAAAAGCCATATTGGTATTTTTTAGCACCTCAAATACTAAAAACCATTCTGCAATGGTGGAGGTAtaggtaaaatttttacctcTTCTGCTACAGTGCACAACCATCTATAGCTAAGCATTGTAGCtccaaagctaaaaaaaaaatatattttatttaacttttctctcttcccattaaaatattctctctctctctctctctctctctctcttccttctttatctgttctctcttcttttcctctgGCTCAAAGTCTCAaccctctctcttcttctcctctgaTTGAAGAGTGTAGTGAGATCGGTGTGGTGAGTTGATGGGTTAAGACCGGCGATGGCATGGTCTGTTTCATGGGTGTGGTCCAATTGGGTTGTGGCCTGTGGGTCAGTGGTTTTCGTGAGTGTGGTCTGATTGGATTGTGGCCTGTGGGTCAGTGGGTTCGTGGATGTGGGTCGGTGGGTTGTGGCCTGtgggttggtggtggtgggttgtgatCTGTGGGTTGTTGTGATGTGTTGGTGTGATTGTCGTGGGTGTGGTTGGTAGGTTACGACGTGGGTGTGGTTGGTGAGTCATGGCATGGGTTGTGGTGGTTGGGTTGATGGGTCATGGCGTGGGTTTGATGTTTTGTGGGGTTGCTTGCTCTGTCTCAGAGAAGAGAgacgaagaggaagagagagaaagagatagagatgatgatgaataaaaaataatatttaaatgaagtagctaaaaaaataaatccattGATATTGCGTGTGTTGTGAAATAGtaagttaaaatagataaagtaacttttatggtgcaaaaaagttaaaaaatttgcCTCAattgctgtggatgctcttaggaTTTGATGGATAAACATTGTgcaattttataaaaagtagCATAGGAAGAacttaatatgaaattttaactaaaaatctatataatatatttaaaagttgaaacATAACATTTGTGGGTGCCCGAGAACCGAGGATGGATATGAAGAGTTGCCATATAACTGTGGGAATGCTGCGGTCCACGGGAATGCTGCGGTCCACGGACTTAAGGAAGAAAGGCACCCTAGGAGAGGAAGAGATGAGTCAAAGTACTCTGAGGCATTCTATGTGGGAGCTAGAAtctgaagagaaagagagagaatcagtgGTCATAGGGGAAATTTCTTGTTTGGAGTAACttgtcacctccgcattaaatggtggacaacaattttatcaattgcATTGATGAGGAAATGACCTGAACAGTGTAAGTCACAGCTAAACAGACTCCTTCCTCCACTTTCTTCAGATATAAAAAGTGACAAGTGACAAGTGTCATGAGAGGAGGGATACTAGGTAAGAATGGATGGTTGAGATATGATAAAGGGAGGAGtgtataagaaaagaaaggttcACTGAGAGAAGTACCTGGACACAAGTATCAAGAGACAAAGAAGAAACAAGAAGAACACTTAGAGATAAGAGAGTAAACAGTAATAATTCTTATGTAAATGTGGTCTCCTTAAGCTAATTTGTATAGAGAAAGTGGTTCATCCCTATAATAAGATCAGCcatttcttccttatttttctccTCGGGTTGAGTTCCCCTTTAGTTGTTTGTTTCCCTCtcttataaattcattgttttgggtcACAGTTGGACCGATCCAGCCACTATTCTAAGTGGGTTTGGGTTGCTGGTTCTTCTGGTCCCTACAACATTTATCATTGTTATACTCTTATTGAGGCACATCAATGTAGTATTTTTGTCCTTTGTGGTCTATTCCAATTCACTTCGGACCATTGTTGTCTACTGCTATCCAATTTGGTCCACTATGTTCCATTTCGATTTATTgctgtccactttggtctagTTCGAATCGTTTTACAAGATGAACCATTTGTAAGAAGCACTAGAAATAAATTATAACCACACATAAGACAgcctaattttaaaaatctaatatattgtatTAAGTATCAACTATACTtccttcttaaaaaataaaaaattgtcagctatattttgttgaaaaataatcacatcattttacgaagaatttgaaactaacacttaTAAGCATCTTATCtactatttttcatttttcacttaacaaaaaaaaaaatcttcatttgTGACTAGTAATACTAAGGTTGGGTTTGGATTGCGATGAAAAGGCCATATATGCacgtttgtgttttttttgtgggtcccgtgcactgttcaggGGCCTAGCAAGTACagattttaacaaatttttctttaaaactaggtcccacgacactattcacacatttaaaaatattttgctacagtgttttcaatttttagcaataagtgatatccaaacagaccataatTTACCAAATGGAGAGATtttaccatggttttaaaaattggtacGGTGAAAAAACCGAAAAAGGGACTGATTACCGATTTTCTGATCGGATTGGGGTCCGACCGATGGTCGAACTGGtgacatcataaataatttaattaataattataaaaataaataattttataacagGTCATTTTAacgctattttatatatttaatatatatgctatgtccacaatattttctcaacacttttacaacaaatcatatatagctattttttattggttctaatttgaacctaccgctaaaataacttttttgccCCTCCAATAAAAACTCATAacaacttaaaacttaaaacttctTATGAAAGTgctgtaaaaatattgtgaagattattattattattattttgggtacACATCTCAATTTTCAACCACCCTCTGCCAACAAATTGTTCTttaataacactttttttttacctccgctcattctcttttacttttacaatttatctttctttatttttatcttgaTTTTATCTCCTCCACTGAGTCTTATctcatttcaaatttcaaaaagctAGTCTTATCTCCTTACCTTTGATCAGCCATCACGTGGGCACCCAAAGCAAAACTCtttgagaaacaataaaaacataaaaaagcgAAGAAGAAGATTAGAGGAACACAGGCATTGCAAAGACCACGAAGAAAAATGGAAAGCTAAGTAGAAAAGAGACAATGATACAAGAGAGATGCATCAAATCGTGAAATTTGTTGAGAAATTGTCTTAGGTGAgtgaaaaaatacaaagaaatctGTGTACTGTTTCTCCGATTTAACCGCACCGGTTTCCGGTTATGTTGGTTAAACTGGTTAAACTGACGGTTTGTAttgtttatcaaatttttctttcatttttggttTCAACTAGTTAAACCAGCCGGTCCGGTTTTAAAACCATGGATTTTACAGACTTCGAAAAAATGACAAGATAGAATCACTGTTGAAACAAACAAGctattttgaaactaaaagCCTTGTAACTCGATGATAAAACCAGCTCTCTTTTATTAGGAGAATCAAGGTTCAAATCCTTCTCCCCGTTACTCtatcgaattattaaaaaaagtttaaattaaggtaacaaaataaataagttaattGTGGATTCAATTGACTCAATTAGTATAGATTCTTATCTAAATAAGTAATTTGGAGCTCGATCCCACTTAcaacaaaaaccaattgatattttgaaataatgataaagagttatcatcgtGGCACAATCAGACCCTTGACAATTATATCCATGGGAGCAAAGATCACGTACCTGAAGCACAACTTTTAAAATTAACGCACACAAAGGATATTAACTTGTTGCACAACCAACAAGTTGCATGAcgattgattttaaaaaaataaaaagaaaataaaaaagaagaagaagaagagagagagaattacaTCAATCCTAAATCAGATTGCAAATAGAACTTTACTGAAGTTACTGTCAATTAATTCCAACGAAGTTAACCAAAAGACAGACAACATACTACACGCTTGCTTTACATTAGACTGAACATAACTTTGGAATTTCTATGTCACTTTACCATGCACTTCATTTCTCACTGTGTTTTGCCTTCGTATGAGACTGCAAACCAATTTCTGAGTTGAAAGACCTGCTAGGGCAATAAAAATAGTTACACTCCCATCAAATAGGAGCAAGGTAAAGAGTGAAAAGACAGAAGTACCTGTTACACGAGTTGCAAGGGAATGCTCCTGATTTTGGAGTCTGCTGCTTTGTTGCAGCCTTCTTTGAAGGATGAGGAGTTGCAACATGGCCACCACCTTTCTTGCCATCTGCAACAATGAACTCTTGAGCAATATAAACAAAACCATCGTGATCATCAGGACAAAAATTCACGCTAGATCTAGATCAGATTTGAGCACCATATTCATATAAGATCTTACACAAAAAATAATGCATGGTGTACACATTCATTAAAAGCAACAAGTCCCTGCAGAGTCCAAACAGACCCAACCTGCTAAGTCATTACTAATTGGtattagttaaaaaataaaaaataactcacCGGTGTTCTCAAGAGTCACCAACTTTGCCTTCTTTTCAGGAACAGGTGTTTTTTGGGCAGATTCCAAGGGTCTCTTCTTGCTTGCTTTGGCCTTTAACCATGCAAAACAAATGTGCATTAATCAGTGACAATGACTGGGAGAAACTAGGAAAATTGAGAGGctcaaaaaaattcacaactcTTTACTACATGAAAATTCACTTATATAAATTGAAATGTCTTTACCTTCATTGGCGTCTCTTCATCCTCATCTTCACTACTGTCCTCATCATCACTACTATCGTCATCTTCACTGAATTCTTCCTTGGCATTCACCTTAGCCTAAGCAACAAAACCAACAAACATAATTCCCAGTACGTTATCCTAAAACCAAACATGCAAAGTTTGCAACTAAACATTTGAACAAGTAAATTTAGtaacatttcaaaaaaatatgacTTTCAACAACTATAAATCATGGCCAACTAAATGATATTAACCGACACTTAATTAGAAACCATTAGTTGGCATAGACGTATCCTGATAATAGTATCTAACTAAAACATTAATCATCAATTCTATACAATTTCGGTTAATGCCTGAAGTAGATTCCCAAAAAATCTTCTTGAAATGGGAAAATCTATTATAACGGAATTACATATTTGTAGTAACAATACTAGTCTTTGCCATCACTCACATGATAAGATCTCAATGTTTTCaacaattaacaaaaaaatggaaaatgacTATTATTCATTATAAGTTCAGGTTGTAGGTATGCTATGTATATCAAGTAATTGCAACATAGCCATCTTCAGCTGACAACTAAGATCTGAAACTTCCAAAAATGACATCAGAACCAATTTGCACAATACCAAATGAAGTCtcaagaaataaatttattaaatctGCATCAGTTGCCTTTCACCAAGGCATAAGCCAATTAATGAGAAGGAATACAGATTGCTTATCAGATAGATCAGAATACCTTAGCTTCATTAACATTATCTTCATCAGATGAATCATCATTCGAAGATGCATCCTTATCCACATCATCTTCGTCCATGTCTTCATCTTTATTTGGCTCCACAATCTTCACCCGCTTAGCTGCAGTAACATCAGGCTTTGCAGCTGGTTTAGCTTGTGGCTCATATTTTCCTACATCACAAGGAACAAAACAAATAAGATGCACAGGTGCCTAAAAGGTGAAAttgaaaaaacccaaaatgggcatttgtctATACCGCTATCATGGGTAACAACTGGAAAATCCTCTTGTGAATCTGAATATGTATCAAATTAAGAATTAGATTCAGAAAGTAAGAAGCATGAACAAACATAGAGAATGagatgaacttaaaaaaaaaaaaaaaaaatgacaccaAAACATTAAAGCAGCAACTCACCAGAAACTTCACCCGTGATGACAATAGAAACATCAGTCAAGGAGATTACATATAATAACAAGAAAAACCAAGTGATTAAACCAGCTAAAATTATGGGAATAAATAGATTAGATGACACATTCAAAGAGAATGGAGTGTAACAGGATATTGTTCAGGTGGACAAGCTTTATATCCGGTGAAGTAAACACTTCCATTTTTCCAGTTATGAGATAACTCGAATTTCTTTTCAAACACCAGATCAAAAGATAACTGGGGGAAATTCTCAGAAGAGAGCGTTCCAAGAACAAGCTTTTGCTTGTCAACTTTCACAAACAGGCAGACGCTTTCATTTCCTATGTTCTTCTTAACCTCTCCAAGACAAGCCTGCAGCATAATGATACTTCAGATACTATAGCAAAAACATGGTTaatgcaaaagaaaatataaattggaCAATCAAAGATTATGGAAGATAAATAATAACCTGTGAAAGATGCAATATGAAACCATCACCAGGATACACCTCAAGGGGCTCTCCACTCTTAACCTCAGCACCTGGAAATTGTATCAAACAGCAAGTTTTATAGTAGCAAAAAACCAAACAAGAGCTAATGGAGAACAAAGAACACCATTGTGGGAAAGTTTCAGAATGAAATCAGAAGCCATTGTAACGCATACAACCATGTACACATCAGCCGCACAAGAGCAAACATGCACAGTCACACAAtagacaaacaaacacaaactctttaATACACAGTGCACAAACatacaagaaacaaaataaataactgCTTTCAACCACTTAATTCCTAATATACATGCTCTAAAAAAAGGTAACTATTAGTACTGAGGgggaaaaagggggggggggggggggtgaagcCATGAAGGCAatcaaagaaatataaattcTCTCCCAGCTTAGGATTTgatcaattattaaa
The sequence above is drawn from the Quercus robur chromosome 7, dhQueRobu3.1, whole genome shotgun sequence genome and encodes:
- the LOC126692045 gene encoding histone deacetylase HDT1-like isoform X3; this encodes MEFWGAEVKSGEPLEVYPGDGFILHLSQACLGEVKKNIGNESVCLFVKVDKQKLVLGTLSSENFPQLSFDLVFEKKFELSHNWKNGSVYFTGYKACPPEHVITGEVSDSQEDFPVVTHDSGKYEPQAKPAAKPDVTAAKRVKIVEPNKDEDMDEDDVDKDASSNDDSSDEDNVNEAKAKVNAKEEFSEDDDSSDDEDSSEDEDEETPMKAKASKKRPLESAQKTPVPEKKAKLVTLENTDGKKGGGHVATPHPSKKAATKQQTPKSGAFPCNSCNRSFNSEIGLQSHTKAKHSEK
- the LOC126692044 gene encoding splicing factor U2af small subunit B-like; translated protein: MAEHLASIFGTEKDRVNCPFYFKIGACRHGDRCSRLHTKPTISPTLLLSNMYQRPDMLTPAPALNPQTQPNLDPRHIQDHFEDFYQDLFDELSKYGHLESLNICDNLADHMVGNVYVQFREEEHAANALRNLNGRFYSGRPIIVDFSPVTDFREATCRQYEENVCNRGGYCNFMHLKKISKELRRKLFGRNRRRRSRSRSRSRSPVRNRGYEEHSRGGRGFGRGGGGGRGFGRRDDDRDFRSFHDRGRRPRSRSPGRRGERSRSPGGRRNRSPVRESSAERRAKIEQWNREREQTESGVPNHEDNIDNDSNGFEQNDQYNEPEQHQQHDRYDD
- the LOC126692045 gene encoding histone deacetylase HDT3-like isoform X1, whose amino-acid sequence is MEFWGAEVKSGEPLEVYPGDGFILHLSQACLGEVKKNIGNESVCLFVKVDKQKLVLGTLSSENFPQLSFDLVFEKKFELSHNWKNGSVYFTGYKACPPEHVITGEVSDSQEDFPVVTHDSGKYEPQAKPAAKPDVTAAKRVKIVEPNKDEDMDEDDVDKDASSNDDSSDEDNVNEAKAKVNAKEEFSEDDDSSDDEDSSEDEDEETPMKAKASKKRPLESAQKTPVPEKKAKLVTLENTEFIVADGKKGGGHVATPHPSKKAATKQQTPKSGAFPCNSCNRSFNSEIGLQSHTKAKHSEK
- the LOC126692045 gene encoding histone deacetylase HDT1-like isoform X4, with the translated sequence MEFWGAEVKSGEPLEVYPGDGFILHLSQACLGEVKKNIGNESVCLFVKVDKQKLVLGTLSSENFPQLSFDLVFEKKFELSHNWKNGSVYFTGYKACPPEQGEVSDSQEDFPVVTHDSGKYEPQAKPAAKPDVTAAKRVKIVEPNKDEDMDEDDVDKDASSNDDSSDEDNVNEAKAKVNAKEEFSEDDDSSDDEDSSEDEDEETPMKAKASKKRPLESAQKTPVPEKKAKLVTLENTDGKKGGGHVATPHPSKKAATKQQTPKSGAFPCNSCNRSFNSEIGLQSHTKAKHSEK
- the LOC126692045 gene encoding histone deacetylase HDT3-like isoform X2 → MEFWGAEVKSGEPLEVYPGDGFILHLSQACLGEVKKNIGNESVCLFVKVDKQKLVLGTLSSENFPQLSFDLVFEKKFELSHNWKNGSVYFTGYKACPPEQGEVSDSQEDFPVVTHDSGKYEPQAKPAAKPDVTAAKRVKIVEPNKDEDMDEDDVDKDASSNDDSSDEDNVNEAKAKVNAKEEFSEDDDSSDDEDSSEDEDEETPMKAKASKKRPLESAQKTPVPEKKAKLVTLENTEFIVADGKKGGGHVATPHPSKKAATKQQTPKSGAFPCNSCNRSFNSEIGLQSHTKAKHSEK